A DNA window from Arachis hypogaea cultivar Tifrunner chromosome 18, arahy.Tifrunner.gnm2.J5K5, whole genome shotgun sequence contains the following coding sequences:
- the LOC112772791 gene encoding uncharacterized protein isoform X1, which translates to MRIMHRNAVKRSNEGARIIATATMGVAVGFFIGISLSSLHLTKISLLSNVENSFEVGSSGNVNPEALGSVSLFKIYVPSNPRGAELLPPGIIVSESDLYLRRLWGDPSEDLEKKPKYLVTFTVGYDQRHNINAAVNKFSDDFAILLFHYDGRTSEWDQYEWSKNAIHVSVMKQTKWWYAKRFLHPDIVSAFEYIFIWDEDLGVEHFNPDEFINIIKKHGLEISQPGLEPNNGLTWEMTKRRGDSEVHMVTEEKPGWCSDPHLPPCAAFVEIMAPVFSREAWRCVWHMIQNDLVHGWGLDFSLRRCVEPAHEKIGVVDSQWIVHQVIPSLGLQGEADNGQEPWDAVRTRCRNEWAEFQARMNDADKSYIEGLNNYRKG; encoded by the exons ATGAGAATCATGCATCGCAA TGCAGTTAAAAGATCAAATGAGGGTGCCAGGATTATTGCCACAGCAACTATGGGAGTTGCTGTTGGATTTTTTATTGGTATTTCACTTTCATCCTTGCATTTGACTAAG ATTAGCTTACTTTCAAATGTGGAGAATTCTTTTGAAGTAGGATCTTCTGGAAATGTAAATCCTGAAGCCTTAGGGTCAGTTAGTTTATTTAAG ATATATGTTCCATCAAACCCTCGCGGTGCAGAATTACTACCTCCAGGAATTATTGTATCAGAATCTGATTTGTATTTGCGCAGACTATGGGGCGACCCAAGTGAG GATCTGGAGAAAAAGCCAAAGTATTTGGTGACATTTACTGTTGGTTATGATCAGAGGCATAATATCAATGCTGCAGTCAATAAG TTTTCTGATGATTTTGCAATTTTGCTCTTTCATTATGATGGTCGGACTAGTGAATGGGATCAGTATGAGTGGTCAAAGAATGCAATCCATGTTAGTGTAATGAAACAAACAAAATG GTGGTATGCTAAAAGGTTTTTGCATCCTGATATAGTATCAGCTtttgaatatatttttatctGGGATGAAGATCTTGGAGTGGAACACTTCAACCCAGACGA GTTTATTAACATAATCAAAAAACATGGTTTGGAGATCTCTCAACCTGGTCTTGAGCCCAATAACGGATTGACATGGGAGATGACAAAAAGGAGAGGGGATAGTGAAGTTCACAT GGTTACTGAAGAGAAACCAGGTTGGTGTAGTGATCCACATTTGCCTCCTTGTGCTGC aTTTGTGGAAATTATGGCTCCTGTCTTTTCTCGGGAAGCATGGCGATGTGTTTGGCATATGATTcag AATGATCTAGTGCATGGATGGGGATTGGATTTTTCTCTCAGAAGATGTGTAGAG CCTGCGCATGAAAAAATTGGTGTAGTTGATTCACAATGGATTGTTCATCAAGTAATTCCTTCTCTCGGACTACAG GGAGAGGCTGACAATGGACAAGAACCATGGGATGCG GT
- the LOC112772791 gene encoding uncharacterized protein isoform X2, whose product MQLKDQMRVPGLLPQQLWELLLDFLLISLLSNVENSFEVGSSGNVNPEALGSVSLFKIYVPSNPRGAELLPPGIIVSESDLYLRRLWGDPSEDLEKKPKYLVTFTVGYDQRHNINAAVNKFSDDFAILLFHYDGRTSEWDQYEWSKNAIHVSVMKQTKWWYAKRFLHPDIVSAFEYIFIWDEDLGVEHFNPDEFINIIKKHGLEISQPGLEPNNGLTWEMTKRRGDSEVHMVTEEKPGWCSDPHLPPCAAFVEIMAPVFSREAWRCVWHMIQNDLVHGWGLDFSLRRCVEPAHEKIGVVDSQWIVHQVIPSLGLQGEADNGQEPWDAVRTRCRNEWAEFQARMNDADKSYIEGLNNYRKG is encoded by the exons A TGCAGTTAAAAGATCAAATGAGGGTGCCAGGATTATTGCCACAGCAACTATGGGAGTTGCTGTTGGATTTTTTATTG ATTAGCTTACTTTCAAATGTGGAGAATTCTTTTGAAGTAGGATCTTCTGGAAATGTAAATCCTGAAGCCTTAGGGTCAGTTAGTTTATTTAAG ATATATGTTCCATCAAACCCTCGCGGTGCAGAATTACTACCTCCAGGAATTATTGTATCAGAATCTGATTTGTATTTGCGCAGACTATGGGGCGACCCAAGTGAG GATCTGGAGAAAAAGCCAAAGTATTTGGTGACATTTACTGTTGGTTATGATCAGAGGCATAATATCAATGCTGCAGTCAATAAG TTTTCTGATGATTTTGCAATTTTGCTCTTTCATTATGATGGTCGGACTAGTGAATGGGATCAGTATGAGTGGTCAAAGAATGCAATCCATGTTAGTGTAATGAAACAAACAAAATG GTGGTATGCTAAAAGGTTTTTGCATCCTGATATAGTATCAGCTtttgaatatatttttatctGGGATGAAGATCTTGGAGTGGAACACTTCAACCCAGACGA GTTTATTAACATAATCAAAAAACATGGTTTGGAGATCTCTCAACCTGGTCTTGAGCCCAATAACGGATTGACATGGGAGATGACAAAAAGGAGAGGGGATAGTGAAGTTCACAT GGTTACTGAAGAGAAACCAGGTTGGTGTAGTGATCCACATTTGCCTCCTTGTGCTGC aTTTGTGGAAATTATGGCTCCTGTCTTTTCTCGGGAAGCATGGCGATGTGTTTGGCATATGATTcag AATGATCTAGTGCATGGATGGGGATTGGATTTTTCTCTCAGAAGATGTGTAGAG CCTGCGCATGAAAAAATTGGTGTAGTTGATTCACAATGGATTGTTCATCAAGTAATTCCTTCTCTCGGACTACAG GGAGAGGCTGACAATGGACAAGAACCATGGGATGCG GT